tacgatttttaaattattttatacacTTCCTTAAAAAGTAAGTAGAAATagtgctcattaaaaaaattcctaatTACTTATTGTTTGAGGTAAAAAAGCTAAAATGACCAAACTATTTGTGCAACTGGACTTGTTGTACGAAAATCTTTGTGAGTTGGCAGATTGATTTCGGATATAGCCGattgaatttaattgatttcttaCAAAACTAAACATCTTTTTCGTAATGTGTACTATTGCGAcgttgtttcttattttgtttttcgatgtGATGCTGGAAACCAATTTCATGTTGGTCCTCCCCCATCTTTACAGTTTAGAGATTGATTTCACattgtaaaattgaaataaatgaaataatttatttcagtattttaagtttttgttGTACGAGATTTGTGAAATGCGCTTTTACGTTTACTTTTCAAGTAAACAATTGAAGTGAGTAAAATAATCGCCCTCAGCTTGTGagcaaacaacaatttttcccCCCGTTCATCTACAATCACAAAGGGAAGGGAACGTTTTAAAATAGATAAATCAAATTCACCCGGGATCCCCCGCAAATCAATTTGTTTACTACATTTGAAATGTGGCTTGGAATACTTTTGAAAGGTCTGAACTAACCAGCCATTTTCAAGTCACATTTAATTGTCCTGCGTTCAATGCGCATTTTGTATAGTTGACCCATCAACCAGAGGTGCCGGTGTAACGGCAAGTCCTTTCAAACGATACATGTAGCATTTTGAAACATGTACAAACAAAGAGGTAAACCATTGAAACGTTTATTTCTACCCCATATGTTAGGAGAActcaaaaaatattataaaatagaatagaaattaaaaaagtaagtcTAGAATCGTCCAGCAATAAGGCTTATTAAAAAACCAACTGTTCTTGGTTTTGTGTTCTTCCTATTCAAGCGCCTCTTGTATTTTACGCTTGGGAAAGCATGTGAATGAAACGTCGTTGAGAGCCGTGTCGTCTCGCTTTCCTTGGTTTCCCTCCACTCGGGTCTGTATAGCCATGATGCCGTTTTCACACGGACTGGACCATGCGTTCCAATCGCCCCAACTGGCCCCGTCGCCGCGCAACGTCTCGCCGTTGCTGCACttgcaattcaaattattGGCCGCCGTGTCGTCTCCGTCTCCCTGCTTAGGTTCAACGCGAAGTTGGCATGATGTAAGCCAACTGCCAGACGGGCAACGAATTTCGCTACCCCAATTTCCCCAACTGCAATCAGGAAATAGACGATAGTACCTTGGTGAATcctgcaattattttttatcacttACAGTCCTTCAGTCGAGAGAATCTTACTTCCACCTGAGCATATGAAAGCAATGGCGTTTAGCGCTGTGTCGTCACTATCTCTTTGGTCTGGCTCAGTTTTCAGTAAAAATCCAATTGCCCTTTCACCTTGGGGGCAGTTATCGACTCTGCCCCAATCGCCCCAGAAGGTGGCCGTAGCCATCGTTGGTAGAAAACAGCAAAGTACGGCCGTAAGAACGACGAATTTCATGAGTTTAACCATCTTTTAAAATCCGACTAAATCCAAGTAAGTCACAGGTGAATTTTGATAGGGATAGAAAATGACTTAGACTTACCTTCTTTATTCGGGAGTGCTGGTCACGGATTGACGAATCAAGGCAACTGATGAACATTGAATTTATTCTCACCGCTTATATACGCATTAGGctggggagggagggagggggacGGAAAAGCGAACAAAGATCGATGTAGCCTACATGCTAATGAAATTACAAAAtgatttaagaaatttaatttcaaaatgattcaaCGAGTTGcgaaatattttgttgaagACTCCATGTCCATTaggattcaaatttttacccAACCCTGTTCTTTACGTAACATTTCTTGTACAACTTGtccttttgttttggaatATAGCCCGGTTGTGCTAAGTAATTTCCTACAAAACTAAATACCGGTAACATTTTCCAcagtattcattttttttcttttttttttcgatctcgATACGAATCCAAATTTCCCAGTTTGTCAGTTGGATGGGACTTGAAAAATGcgcttttttactttttcgaaAGGAAACAATGAAGAAGTACATAATCACTTTAATCAGCTTGTGATACATTATctacatttttccttttatttgtcTCTAAAgatcaaattttcaatcacaCAGAAAAGATGTTGAGGAGagttatttcttaaaataagACAACTTGGGAAAACATGTGAGAGCAAGT
The sequence above is a segment of the Daphnia pulex isolate KAP4 chromosome 11, ASM2113471v1 genome. Coding sequences within it:
- the LOC124207983 gene encoding vitelline membrane outer layer protein 1-like; protein product: MVKLMKFVVLTAVLCCFLPTMATATFWGDWGRVDNCPQGERAIGFLLKTEPDQRDSDDTALNAIAFICSGGSKILSTEGLWGNWGSEIRCPSGSWLTSCQLRVEPKQGDGDDTAANNLNCKCSNGETLRGDGASWGDWNAWSSPCENGIMAIQTRVEGNQGKRDDTALNDVSFTCFPKRKIQEALE